GGGTGAGCATTGATATCGTTGGGTTCTCCGTGCGTTGCCCACCGGGTATGACCTATACCGATGCTGCTTTGGATATCCTTGTCGCCTACGAAGGCTTTTAGGTCGCTTACTTTTCCCTTTTTCTTGTAATTGGTGATCGAACCCTGTTCGATCATGGCTACTCCGGCACTGTCGTAACCTCTGTATTCTAATCTTTGTAACCCTTTAATCAATATTGGAAAGACTGGTCTTTCACCTACATACGCTACGATTCCACACATAGTAGATTATTTTACGATGGTATAGAAAACTTTTAGTTTAACCTCTGAATTTTGGATGGTAGACTGACTAATGTACAGCCCTGAGGTCGGTATTACAACCAGATCATCAGTTAGAAATTCATCTCCTGCGATCTGATCGGTTAAGATACTTTGGGTAAACAGAGTGATTGTACTAGCATAATTAGAATCATCTTCCGAAAATGTAAGTACGCGGGGTGTAGGGAGTGCTGTCAGGTTCGAATAATCATTCTCTCCTAATAAAGCAGTATTAAATACGTCGTTGGCGATTCCAGGACCATTGATCACTGTCTCTTCTTTAAAAAAATAAAGGTTGATATCAGGCACATCCGACTGGAGTCTATTGGCTCGATTAGTCACCGTAGGGATCTCTATATCAGCCTTGTTGATGATCACATTTTCCTGAGAAGCAACGAAATCTAAAAACGGATCCAAATCCAGGCGCACTACGGTGCCAGCTATCCCATTTAGATACGTATATCCATTTTCATCACTGATCGAATCTCCAGTGTTGATCAACGGTGCCATGCGACTACCTGTCCGGTCCCTTGTCACCCGATTAAAGTGATTTTCAAAGGTATAAGTAGTCGTATACATCGTATCCAAAGGATCCTTGGTGGTGATGATCAGCTCGGTGGTATCTGCAAAAATATTGAGCGCCAGTAAGCCATCACTCGCATCCGTAGCTTTGATATTGAGTCCAAAATACATGTCATTGACATTCTCAGCGGCCTCTGTTTCTTGCCACAAGAGACCATATAATCGACGCCCTACATCTAATCCGTATATGCTATCAGCTATTCCAACATTCACATTCCAGGTGTCGAGCACAAAGTCATTCACGCCAATGGCATCTTGCCTGTCGTATATTCTAGATCCGTAAATCGTATCTGTCAGCGCCCTGATCTCCAATTCCAGATTCACCACTGCCTCCAACGACAGCTTATCGTCAATCTGGAGGTTGAGACGAGCAGATACCAATTCAAGGCAATCCAAAGGCAGCTGGCCTGATTCGTACGAGAGTTCCAGAAACGTCTCTGAGGTCACTTCACCATAAATGGAGTCGGTATTTGACCCAACGATAATGTTAGTTCCTCGATCCGTACGAAGGCTATCGATATAAAATGTGGAAGCTGGAAGTACAAATTCCTGAAAATTGACTTCCGTCTCCGAGTCCCCGGGATTAAGCTCTAAACCTAAATCTCCTGGTTCTTCACAAGCGATCAAGAAAAGGGACAAAGCTGCCCCTTTCAGGATCTTATCCAATAAGTTCATTATAGAGGTTGTAGTAGGATTCCTCGAAGTTTTCGTTTTGTTCAATGGTATCAATCTTCTTCTCATTGGAGAGTTCAGATACCAATTTGTTAAAGCTTTCTGTTGATTCTTCATCAGCATGAATAACAGCATCGGCATACTGTACCCCAATTTTGATGAAACCTTCGTAATCTGCAGATTTCAACTGATCCAGCATGCTATCGTCAATGTCTAGCATTTTTACTTTATCCAATAAGTCTTCGCCAAACTTGTGGGTAAACTTATTGTTGTGCATCGTGAAGACGGTCTTTGAATCCTTGAAGATCGGATCATTTTTGTAAGTAGACTTCACGTACAAAGGAATCAATCCGGTCATCCAGTCATTGCAGTGAATGATGTCAGGAGACCAACCTAATTTCTTAACTGTTTCTAAAACGCCTTTACAGAAGAATATTGCCCTTTCGTCATTATCTTCATAGAAATTGTCTTCTTTATCAAGGAAAACCGACTTTCTGTGGAAGTAGTCTTCGTTATCGATGAAGTAGACCTGCAATTTGGCATTAGGAATTGAAGCGACTTTGATCACCAAAGGCTTTTCTTCATCTCCCACGGCAATATTAATTCCGGACAATCTCACCACTTCGTGAAGACGATTCTTTCGCTCGTTGATGAGACCAAATCTTGGAACCAGAATTCGAATCTCCATCCCTTTTTCCTGCATTGCCTGTGGCAACCTCCTTACGAAATCCGCAACCTCGGAGGTTTTCAAAAATGGGTTTATTTCGCTTGCCACGTAAAGAATTCTGATGTTGGACATAGTAAATTGAACTAATTCAAGAGGTCGTGTGAAAAATGAGGCTCAAAATTACCTAAATTTTGTTTCTTTGTCAATTTTCGATTCCAATTCACCCTAATCCTACCAATGCAAAAGTGCCTTCAGGTCCAGGAAATTAAGAACTACCAGGAAGATTTAAGAAAAAATAACAAGCGCATTGGTTACGTGCCTACGATGGGTGCATTGCATGAAGGGCATCAGGAATTGATTAGGGCCAGCCAGGCGGCAAATGATATCACCATCGTTTCGATTTTTGTCAATCGGTTACAATTCAATGATCCCAAAGATTTCGAACTCTACCCTCGCACAGAAACCGCGGATTTTGCTTTGTTAGAGGACATGGGTGTTGATGCGGTGTTCAAACCTGTGGAGGAAGAAATCTACCCGACTGTACCTGTGGTTTCTTTTGACCTGGGCGCTATGGCCAATGTTATGGAAGGTCAATTTCGTCCTGGTCACTTTCAGGGTGTATGTGTGGTGCTGTCCAAATTCTTTCATTTAGTCAATCCGCATGAAGTGTATTTTGGCCTCAAGGATCTACAG
This genomic stretch from Cytophagales bacterium harbors:
- the panC gene encoding pantoate--beta-alanine ligase; this encodes MQKCLQVQEIKNYQEDLRKNNKRIGYVPTMGALHEGHQELIRASQAANDITIVSIFVNRLQFNDPKDFELYPRTETADFALLEDMGVDAVFKPVEEEIYPTVPVVSFDLGAMANVMEGQFRPGHFQGVCVVLSKFFHLVNPHEVYFGLKDLQQYLIVKRMVEDLFFDMRVNGVPTKRETSGLALSSRNLRLSENGKLVASNIYKGLELAKAEIFSKKDVQEITTSLTEFYERIDGCTIEYCKIINARTLIPVMDYGEIEEIAVCVAAYVEGIRLIDNLYLRLN
- a CDS encoding DUF4270 family protein; this encodes MNLLDKILKGAALSLFLIACEEPGDLGLELNPGDSETEVNFQEFVLPASTFYIDSLRTDRGTNIIVGSNTDSIYGEVTSETFLELSYESGQLPLDCLELVSARLNLQIDDKLSLEAVVNLELEIRALTDTIYGSRIYDRQDAIGVNDFVLDTWNVNVGIADSIYGLDVGRRLYGLLWQETEAAENVNDMYFGLNIKATDASDGLLALNIFADTTELIITTKDPLDTMYTTTYTFENHFNRVTRDRTGSRMAPLINTGDSISDENGYTYLNGIAGTVVRLDLDPFLDFVASQENVIINKADIEIPTVTNRANRLQSDVPDINLYFFKEETVINGPGIANDVFNTALLGENDYSNLTALPTPRVLTFSEDDSNYASTITLFTQSILTDQIAGDEFLTDDLVVIPTSGLYISQSTIQNSEVKLKVFYTIVK
- a CDS encoding glycogen/starch synthase codes for the protein MSNIRILYVASEINPFLKTSEVADFVRRLPQAMQEKGMEIRILVPRFGLINERKNRLHEVVRLSGINIAVGDEEKPLVIKVASIPNAKLQVYFIDNEDYFHRKSVFLDKEDNFYEDNDERAIFFCKGVLETVKKLGWSPDIIHCNDWMTGLIPLYVKSTYKNDPIFKDSKTVFTMHNNKFTHKFGEDLLDKVKMLDIDDSMLDQLKSADYEGFIKIGVQYADAVIHADEESTESFNKLVSELSNEKKIDTIEQNENFEESYYNLYNELIG